The Halomicrobium salinisoli genome contains a region encoding:
- the gdhB gene encoding glutamate dehydrogenase GdhB, with product MVPDTPSETTDSTDSHTEEAHTAVDTARRQLEHAVAHLDVNPNIVERLKHPTAVHEVTVPIRRDDGSLEVFTGYRAHHDSIRGPYKGGLRFHPGVTREECVGLGMWMTWKCAVMDLPFGGAKGGIVVDPKELSDRELEQLTRRFTHEIRHVIGPNKDIPAPDMGTDAQVMSWIMDAYSIQEAETLPGVVTGKPPVIGGSYGREEAPGHSVAIITREACEYYDKPLEDTTVAIQGFGSVGANAARKLGDWGATVVAVSDVNGAAHYPDGLDPHEIPSHDEEPEAVTRYDDDPISNEELLTLDVDVVIPAAIGDVITEDNADEIQADIVVEGANGPTTFAADAILAERGVQVIPDIVANAGGVTVSYFEWLQDINRRAWSLEEVQSELEAEMTTAWNEVRMEFEDRDVTWRDAAYIVALSRLTEAHTYRGLWP from the coding sequence ATGGTCCCCGACACGCCGTCCGAGACAACCGATAGTACCGACTCCCACACTGAGGAGGCACACACCGCGGTCGACACCGCCCGCCGGCAGCTCGAACACGCCGTCGCGCACCTCGACGTCAACCCGAACATCGTCGAGCGGCTGAAACATCCGACCGCCGTCCACGAGGTGACGGTCCCGATCCGGCGCGACGACGGCTCGCTGGAGGTGTTCACCGGGTACCGCGCCCACCACGACAGCATCCGCGGCCCCTACAAGGGCGGGCTGCGGTTCCACCCTGGCGTCACCCGCGAGGAGTGCGTCGGCCTGGGGATGTGGATGACCTGGAAGTGCGCGGTGATGGACCTCCCCTTCGGCGGGGCGAAGGGCGGCATCGTCGTCGACCCGAAGGAGCTGAGCGACCGGGAGCTGGAACAGCTCACCCGGCGGTTCACCCACGAGATCCGCCACGTCATCGGCCCGAACAAGGACATCCCGGCGCCGGACATGGGGACCGACGCGCAGGTGATGTCCTGGATCATGGACGCCTACAGCATCCAGGAGGCCGAGACGCTCCCCGGCGTCGTGACGGGCAAGCCCCCGGTCATCGGCGGGAGCTACGGCCGCGAGGAGGCGCCCGGCCACAGCGTCGCGATCATCACGCGCGAGGCCTGCGAGTACTACGACAAGCCGCTGGAGGACACCACGGTCGCGATCCAGGGCTTCGGGAGCGTCGGGGCCAACGCCGCCCGCAAACTGGGCGACTGGGGCGCGACAGTCGTCGCCGTCAGCGACGTCAACGGCGCGGCCCACTACCCGGACGGCCTCGATCCCCACGAGATCCCCTCCCACGACGAGGAGCCCGAGGCCGTGACCAGGTACGACGACGATCCGATCAGCAACGAGGAGCTGCTCACGCTGGACGTCGACGTGGTGATCCCGGCGGCCATCGGCGACGTGATCACCGAGGACAACGCCGACGAGATCCAGGCCGACATCGTCGTGGAGGGGGCCAACGGGCCGACGACGTTCGCGGCGGACGCGATCCTGGCCGAGCGCGGCGTGCAGGTCATCCCGGACATCGTCGCCAACGCCGGCGGCGTCACGGTCAGCTACTTCGAGTGGCTCCAGGACATCAACCGCCGGGCCTGGTCGCTCGAGGAGGTTCAGAGCGAGCTCGAAGCCGAGATGACGACGGCGTGGAACGAGGTCCGGATGGAGTTCGAGGACCGCGACGTGACGTGGCGGGACGCCGCCTACATCGTCGCACTCTCGCGGTTGACGGAGGCCCACACCTACCGCGGCCTGTGGCCGTGA
- a CDS encoding sugar ABC transporter permease, whose protein sequence is MGLLRNITRQVADDAKTVATQPVRTAREWRHTVEQVRRGELPPSEVLKVVAGTAGALVVVLLLLFPIYWILMAALSGSGASLYTSSSFRLLPEQPTLQPFVWVIGDLIVPSYQVAVGIPLTDLAFVVDTPEVTFLDASAHGVDRPSDFKHFLWNSITVAIPTVIIAMCLIIPASYALSRKEFLFRRKVLFAYVLLTQVGGGLGVALLIGMYAIYVQFGINDSKLALAVYYAATAVPFNTWLLKTYMDGIPVSYEEAAVVDGAPPWRVVTEVILPMSAAGLTTIFIFIFLTGWTEFVVAQTLLGTDNYTLPVGLYALVEEYSIPWARFSAFALTFATPIMLVYLFAQRYIEGGLSFSGMEG, encoded by the coding sequence ATGGGACTGCTACGCAACATCACGCGACAGGTCGCCGACGACGCGAAGACCGTCGCCACGCAGCCGGTCCGGACGGCCCGGGAGTGGCGACACACCGTCGAGCAGGTCCGGCGCGGCGAACTGCCGCCGTCGGAGGTGCTCAAGGTCGTCGCCGGGACGGCCGGCGCGCTCGTCGTCGTCCTCCTGTTGCTGTTCCCCATCTACTGGATCCTGATGGCCGCGCTGTCGGGCAGCGGCGCGTCGCTGTACACCTCCAGTAGCTTTCGGCTCCTGCCCGAGCAGCCGACGCTGCAGCCGTTCGTCTGGGTGATCGGCGACCTGATCGTCCCGAGCTACCAGGTGGCGGTCGGCATCCCGCTGACGGACCTCGCGTTCGTCGTCGACACGCCCGAGGTCACGTTCCTCGACGCGTCGGCCCACGGCGTCGATCGGCCGTCGGACTTCAAACACTTCCTCTGGAACAGCATCACCGTCGCGATTCCGACGGTCATCATCGCGATGTGCCTGATCATCCCGGCGTCGTACGCCCTCTCCCGCAAGGAGTTCCTGTTCCGGCGGAAGGTCCTGTTCGCCTACGTCCTGCTGACGCAGGTCGGCGGCGGGCTCGGCGTCGCGCTGCTCATCGGGATGTACGCCATCTACGTCCAGTTCGGGATCAACGACAGCAAGCTGGCGCTGGCCGTCTACTACGCCGCGACGGCCGTCCCGTTCAACACGTGGCTGCTCAAGACCTACATGGACGGGATCCCGGTCTCCTACGAGGAGGCGGCCGTCGTCGACGGCGCCCCGCCGTGGCGCGTCGTCACGGAGGTCATCCTCCCGATGTCCGCCGCCGGCCTGACGACCATCTTCATCTTCATCTTCCTCACCGGCTGGACCGAGTTCGTCGTCGCCCAGACGCTGCTGGGGACGGACAACTACACGCTTCCGGTGGGCCTCTACGCGCTGGTCGAGGAGTACTCCATCCCCTGGGCCCGCTTCTCGGCGTTCGCGCTCACCTTCGCGACGCCGATCATGCTGGTCTACCTGTTCGCCCAGCGCTACATCGAGGGCGGCCTCTCCTTCAGCGGGATGGAAGGCTAG
- a CDS encoding carbohydrate ABC transporter permease — protein sequence MSAVSRVADRFERVPFLEKSDVSLLLVLPGLFVFSAFMLFPVAYLVGISFTNAEPANLFQGEGVVAVLTFGEAAFVGLENYVDVLTDGQFWNSFGVTWLFVATSVTLKILLSVSVALVVTSDYVRGKRWMRSFIILPMGLPAIFTITVWRGIFSSADFGLINQLLAAVGLDPVAWLAGRWTAFMAYNVTEVWLSYPFMVIITVSALQDVSEELHEAAIVDGAGHLARFLHVTLPSIKRPVLFATILTSAASFQQFLIPYVFNQGGPARANELIVVYGYREALSFQKYGRGATISIVALVFIGAFMWLNVKKGRLADGVSD from the coding sequence ATGAGTGCCGTATCGCGCGTCGCCGACCGGTTCGAGCGGGTGCCGTTCCTCGAGAAGAGCGACGTCTCCCTGCTGCTGGTGCTGCCAGGGCTGTTCGTCTTCTCGGCGTTCATGCTGTTCCCGGTCGCGTACCTGGTGGGCATCTCCTTCACCAACGCCGAGCCGGCGAACCTCTTCCAGGGCGAGGGCGTCGTCGCCGTCCTGACGTTCGGCGAGGCGGCCTTCGTCGGCCTGGAGAACTACGTCGACGTGCTGACCGACGGGCAGTTCTGGAACTCCTTCGGCGTCACCTGGCTGTTCGTCGCCACGAGCGTGACGCTGAAGATCCTGCTGTCGGTGTCGGTCGCGCTCGTCGTCACCAGCGACTACGTCAGGGGCAAGCGCTGGATGCGCTCCTTCATCATCCTCCCCATGGGCCTGCCGGCCATCTTCACCATCACGGTCTGGCGGGGCATCTTCAGCTCCGCGGACTTCGGGCTGATCAACCAGCTGCTCGCCGCGGTCGGGCTCGACCCGGTCGCGTGGCTCGCCGGCCGGTGGACGGCCTTCATGGCCTACAACGTCACCGAGGTGTGGCTCTCGTACCCGTTCATGGTTATCATCACCGTGAGCGCGCTGCAGGACGTCTCGGAGGAACTGCACGAGGCCGCCATCGTCGACGGCGCCGGCCACCTCGCGCGGTTCCTCCACGTCACGCTGCCGTCGATCAAGCGCCCGGTGCTGTTCGCGACCATCCTGACGTCGGCGGCGTCGTTCCAGCAGTTCCTCATCCCCTACGTGTTCAACCAGGGCGGGCCCGCGCGGGCGAACGAACTCATCGTCGTCTACGGCTACCGGGAGGCGCTGAGCTTCCAGAAGTACGGCCGCGGGGCGACGATCAGCATCGTCGCGCTGGTGTTCATCGGCGCGTTCATGTGGCTGAACGTCAAGAAAGGACGTCTCGCTGACGGGGTGAGCGACTGA
- a CDS encoding extracellular solute-binding protein, with translation MTMDRRSVLKRVGGLSGAVAMAGCSVQENDGSDGSGESGGGNGTDADGSTEAAGGTGTAWYSLSESELAIREEVIGEYNEGSANEIDGSDISDLQQKTRSAIPAGEGPHVFDWAHDWAGNIYEQEFVVDQSDAVSVELDQFSEVARNAVQYEGNLVGLPYGAETITPIVNTDIVDSVPETVDEMVSMIEEYHDPDNGVYGLSYPFADGYFTSPWLHAFGGHIFDPSADEPLGVNHSETVRGLEFMLDNFVPYMPNDPTYNPQAAAFNEGNAAFAINGPWSLATYNDNDIDYEVISYPEMSDGTPSPYTGIQVWYFAAAMGDGGDDAAAARDFVEWYVTNEDHLRQLAEDLGSIPVLDSLVGSSDLPEQVQAFSESVDQGRPMPSDPRMDGVWEPVKSALTRAFNGDQSAQAAMDDAADQIRSNWDD, from the coding sequence ATGACAATGGACCGCAGATCCGTGCTCAAGCGCGTCGGTGGACTGAGCGGTGCCGTGGCCATGGCCGGGTGCAGCGTGCAGGAGAACGACGGTTCGGACGGCAGCGGCGAGTCCGGCGGCGGCAACGGCACTGACGCCGACGGATCGACCGAGGCGGCCGGCGGCACCGGGACGGCCTGGTACTCGCTCTCCGAGAGCGAGCTCGCCATCCGCGAGGAGGTCATCGGCGAGTACAACGAGGGCAGCGCGAACGAGATCGACGGGTCGGACATCTCCGACCTCCAGCAGAAGACGCGCAGCGCCATCCCAGCGGGCGAGGGGCCGCACGTCTTCGACTGGGCCCACGACTGGGCGGGCAACATCTACGAGCAGGAGTTCGTCGTCGACCAGTCCGACGCGGTGTCGGTCGAGCTCGACCAGTTCAGCGAGGTCGCCCGCAACGCCGTCCAGTACGAGGGCAACCTCGTCGGCCTGCCCTACGGCGCCGAGACGATCACGCCCATCGTCAACACCGACATCGTCGACTCCGTCCCGGAGACGGTCGACGAGATGGTGTCCATGATCGAGGAGTACCACGACCCGGACAACGGCGTCTACGGGCTGTCGTACCCGTTCGCCGACGGCTACTTCACCAGCCCGTGGCTGCACGCGTTCGGCGGCCACATCTTCGACCCCTCGGCCGACGAGCCCCTCGGGGTCAACCACAGCGAGACCGTCCGGGGCCTGGAGTTCATGCTCGACAACTTCGTGCCCTACATGCCCAACGACCCGACCTACAACCCGCAGGCCGCCGCCTTCAACGAGGGCAACGCGGCGTTCGCCATCAACGGCCCGTGGTCGCTGGCGACGTACAACGACAACGACATCGACTACGAAGTGATCAGCTACCCCGAGATGAGCGACGGGACGCCGAGCCCGTACACGGGCATCCAGGTCTGGTACTTCGCCGCGGCGATGGGCGACGGCGGCGACGACGCCGCGGCCGCCCGGGACTTCGTCGAGTGGTACGTGACCAACGAGGACCACCTGCGCCAGCTCGCCGAGGACCTCGGCTCCATCCCCGTCCTGGACAGCCTGGTCGGCAGCAGCGACCTCCCCGAGCAGGTCCAGGCCTTCTCCGAGTCGGTCGATCAGGGTCGGCCGATGCCCAGCGACCCCCGGATGGACGGCGTGTGGGAGCCCGTCAAGAGCGCGCTGACCCGGGCGTTCAACGGCGACCAGAGCGCACAGGCGGCGATGGACGACGCCGCCGACCAGATCCGCAGCAACTGGGACGACTGA
- a CDS encoding ABC transporter ATP-binding protein, which yields MARLELDGLRKEFDGGTIVAVDDLDLSVDDGEFITVVGPSGCGKSTTLRMIAGLERPTSGRIRIGGEDVTDTHARHRDVAMVFQNYALYPHKTVEQNMAFGLRMSTDMSAEERSERVRETAEMMDIEELLDDTPGELSGGQKQRVALGRAIVREPDVFLFDEPLSNLDAKLRTTMRTEIQRLQEELDITSIYVTHDQEEAMTMGDRIVILNDGELQQVGRPTDVYENPANRFVAGFIGSPSMNFVDVDAEPVDGGLQLTGTDESFAYRLTAGRADAFGNVTGHCVLGVRPEHVSVVEGADDAVPARVDVVEPIGSDNYLYLDLGTDESGFDADGAADFVARVPTDVEPDVGDVVDVAFDESAVHLFDADTGEAIRATAEPAAPTQ from the coding sequence ATGGCACGCCTCGAACTGGACGGGCTCCGGAAGGAGTTCGACGGCGGGACGATTGTGGCCGTCGACGACCTGGATCTGAGCGTCGACGACGGCGAGTTCATCACGGTGGTCGGTCCCTCCGGCTGCGGGAAGTCGACGACGCTGCGCATGATCGCCGGGCTGGAGCGACCGACGAGCGGTCGCATCCGCATCGGCGGCGAGGACGTCACGGACACCCACGCGCGCCACCGCGACGTGGCCATGGTGTTCCAGAACTACGCCCTGTACCCGCACAAGACCGTCGAGCAGAACATGGCCTTCGGCCTGCGGATGAGCACGGACATGTCCGCCGAGGAACGGTCCGAGCGCGTCCGCGAGACGGCCGAGATGATGGATATCGAGGAACTGCTCGACGACACGCCCGGCGAGCTCTCCGGCGGGCAGAAACAGCGCGTCGCGCTCGGGCGGGCCATCGTCCGCGAGCCCGACGTGTTCCTGTTCGACGAGCCGCTGTCGAACCTCGACGCGAAGCTCCGGACCACCATGCGCACGGAGATCCAGCGCCTCCAGGAGGAGCTGGACATCACCTCCATCTACGTCACCCACGACCAGGAGGAGGCGATGACGATGGGCGACCGCATCGTCATCCTCAACGACGGCGAGCTCCAGCAGGTGGGGCGGCCGACGGACGTCTACGAGAACCCGGCCAACCGCTTCGTCGCCGGCTTCATCGGCTCGCCGTCGATGAACTTCGTCGACGTCGATGCCGAGCCCGTCGACGGCGGCCTCCAGCTCACCGGGACGGACGAGTCGTTCGCCTACCGGCTCACGGCGGGCCGGGCGGACGCGTTCGGGAACGTGACCGGGCACTGCGTCCTCGGCGTCCGACCGGAGCACGTCTCCGTCGTCGAGGGCGCCGACGACGCCGTCCCGGCGCGGGTCGACGTGGTCGAACCGATCGGCAGCGACAACTACCTGTACCTCGACCTGGGCACCGACGAGAGCGGCTTCGACGCCGACGGCGCGGCCGACTTCGTCGCGCGCGTGCCCACCGACGTCGAACCGGACGTGGGCGACGTCGTCGACGTCGCCTTCGACGAGTCAGCGGTCCACCTGTTCGACGCCGACACGGGCGAGGCGATCCGCGCGACCGCGGAGCCCGCCGCCCCGACCCAGTAG
- a CDS encoding glycoside hydrolase family 15 protein, with translation MTMRTALNDFKRRRGDDDVVPGELRTTTGTFAGDGDRLVHVDDDGSLRDYSYPLAGLGGIDRSRFGVGEAWFDAGTDQRYLADTGVVETVHELDGYRVRQRDLTAGRLHVTRFDCEGDAPAAPVLRAYVGFAPEGRESQISHLVHDGAVEAYHRREHDYVGVSTELGDVRGQVPERFPELVGDDPVAFPRETETQRYEDAVMTGDLLLSVPFEDGGVTLVTLLAERDETTREAALARVGDAVETHDSASALERAGERQRDWPVPESPPAETVVDDLRVLSLLSAPNGARIAGPDFDPFYVGSGGYGYTWFRDDAEIARFLLDADEALDVALDDWHRRSAAFYVRSQRADGSWPHRVWPGDETLAPGWANARLAAGNDTDYQADQTASVVAFLARYLRARDPADPGRIEAAIDRAVDSVDGTLADDGLPVACQNAWEDGHGRFVHTAATFLHAYAAVARAPVDADLRERARAQADAVLAGLDRLWTGEHYAVRERDGDLDERIDSGSLALAGALREYDAVADLDAATVDRLVTHVETTLSALERETEAVSGLVRYEGDEWRTGPQDGEKVWTVSTAWGANAAAELGSLLAERGDDPADAFRRSRDLLAELTPGGSLVRSNGYLPEQRFDDGTPDSATPLGWPHALRLATVAHLASEGELAR, from the coding sequence ATGACCATGCGCACCGCGCTGAACGACTTCAAACGACGCCGGGGCGACGACGACGTCGTCCCCGGCGAACTCCGGACGACGACGGGGACGTTCGCCGGCGACGGCGACCGACTCGTCCACGTGGACGACGACGGCTCGCTCCGGGACTACTCGTACCCCCTCGCCGGGCTCGGCGGGATCGACCGCTCGCGGTTCGGCGTCGGGGAGGCGTGGTTCGACGCCGGCACCGACCAGCGGTACCTCGCCGACACGGGCGTCGTCGAGACGGTCCACGAACTGGACGGCTACCGCGTCCGCCAGCGGGACCTGACGGCCGGTCGCCTCCACGTCACCCGGTTCGACTGCGAGGGCGACGCGCCGGCGGCCCCCGTGCTGCGGGCTTACGTCGGGTTCGCGCCGGAGGGCCGCGAGAGCCAGATCAGCCACCTGGTCCACGACGGCGCGGTCGAGGCGTACCACCGGCGTGAACACGACTACGTCGGCGTCTCGACCGAACTCGGGGACGTCCGCGGTCAGGTCCCGGAGCGGTTCCCGGAACTGGTCGGCGACGACCCCGTGGCGTTCCCGCGGGAGACCGAGACCCAGCGGTACGAGGACGCCGTCATGACGGGCGACCTCTTGCTCTCGGTGCCCTTCGAGGACGGCGGCGTGACGCTGGTCACGCTCCTGGCCGAACGCGACGAGACGACGCGCGAGGCGGCGCTGGCGCGGGTCGGGGACGCCGTCGAGACGCACGACAGCGCGTCCGCGCTGGAGCGGGCGGGCGAGCGGCAGCGCGACTGGCCGGTCCCGGAATCACCGCCGGCCGAGACGGTCGTCGACGACCTCCGGGTGCTCTCCCTGCTGTCCGCGCCCAACGGCGCGCGGATCGCCGGCCCGGACTTCGACCCCTTCTACGTCGGCTCCGGCGGCTACGGCTACACGTGGTTCCGGGACGACGCCGAGATCGCCCGGTTCCTTCTCGACGCCGACGAGGCGCTCGACGTCGCCCTCGACGACTGGCACCGCCGGTCCGCGGCGTTCTACGTCCGGAGCCAGCGCGCGGACGGGAGCTGGCCCCACCGGGTCTGGCCCGGCGACGAGACGCTCGCGCCGGGGTGGGCCAACGCCCGCCTGGCGGCCGGCAACGACACCGACTACCAGGCCGACCAGACGGCCAGCGTCGTCGCCTTCCTCGCCCGCTACCTCCGGGCCCGCGACCCGGCGGACCCCGGACGGATCGAGGCCGCGATCGATCGGGCGGTCGACAGCGTCGACGGCACGCTCGCGGACGACGGGCTGCCCGTGGCCTGCCAGAACGCGTGGGAGGACGGCCACGGCCGGTTCGTCCACACCGCCGCGACCTTCCTGCACGCCTACGCGGCCGTCGCGCGTGCGCCGGTCGACGCGGATCTGCGGGAGCGCGCCCGGGCGCAGGCCGACGCCGTCCTCGCCGGCCTGGACCGCCTGTGGACGGGCGAGCACTACGCGGTTCGGGAGCGCGACGGGGACCTCGACGAGCGGATCGACTCGGGTTCGCTGGCGCTCGCGGGCGCGCTGCGCGAATACGACGCCGTCGCCGACCTCGACGCGGCGACGGTCGATCGGCTGGTGACCCACGTCGAGACGACGCTGTCGGCGCTGGAGCGGGAGACCGAGGCCGTCAGCGGGCTGGTCCGGTACGAGGGCGACGAGTGGCGCACCGGCCCGCAGGACGGCGAGAAGGTCTGGACCGTCTCGACGGCGTGGGGCGCGAACGCGGCCGCCGAGCTCGGGAGCCTGCTGGCGGAGCGCGGCGACGACCCCGCCGACGCGTTCCGGCGCTCCCGGGACCTCCTGGCGGAGCTCACCCCCGGCGGCTCGCTGGTCAGGAGCAACGGGTACCTCCCAGAGCAGCGGTTCGACGACGGGACGCCCGACTCCGCGACGCCGCTCGGGTGGCCCCACGCGCTCCGGCTGGCGACGGTCGCGCACCTCGCCAGCGAGGGCGAACTGGCCCGATAG
- a CDS encoding glycoside hydrolase family 15 protein — MTRSEATTASSRPTWTVGEKYGFATACDHGDADPSRVWYTLTEGAVTEVRFPRVDVMSLRTVDFVVADGDDYAVRTFRERRDLPTAVERECAATRDDALCFRQRARPTGDREWELTVEHAPHPDADALLLDVTFEGEGYDCYVVVDPALGGHLDHDVARAREDALLARYDPPADLDPAFATESGEPVEAALGVASGGGFAWTTADVRGGDVESALREDGATDRRRTEARGDVVLAGRLASGDATLALGFDDDGDEEAALLTAEDALADPFEDVRSGYVESWQSYLDGIAVPDSVDDDPDLLAQYRTAAMVLKAADSKRYPGAGVASPSVPWGDAVDATEPSDYGYNFVWSRDLYQTFTAFEAAGDAESAVDATEYLFEYQQREDGFVPQNTYLDGRTRWGGEQLDEIAFPLVMAHQLAARHGYDLAAAGYDYADVRRSADYVAANGPRTEQERWEEEGGYSPSTTAAEVAGLVCAAHLAADAGEDADAVAYLGLADHWVRRLVDWHATETGTERHRNTPYFVRISDDGDPDAGALRTHNNGGGTLDERNVLDGGFLELVRLGILPADHEVVRNTVAEYDADIMVETPHGPAWYRYTGDGYGEKRTQSGAPWQPDMTGEGRLWPFFTGERGEYELRLDDPDFDPERLLETLAGFANAGRMLPEQVWDRPGENDFGWTFGEGTSSATPLSWTNAQFVRLAWSLDAGEPVETPAVVADRYGESGPDDGPDLDVTIERDGDRARVTGTTAGDDLVVKTRRATVRRDGGDVDVSVPAGEGERVVVVAASGALPDVATSVASDADW, encoded by the coding sequence ATGACTCGCAGCGAGGCGACGACTGCGTCGTCCCGGCCGACCTGGACCGTCGGCGAGAAGTACGGGTTCGCCACCGCCTGCGACCACGGCGACGCGGACCCGTCCCGCGTCTGGTACACGCTGACCGAGGGCGCCGTCACCGAGGTGCGGTTCCCCCGCGTCGACGTGATGAGCCTCCGGACGGTCGACTTCGTCGTCGCCGACGGCGACGACTACGCCGTCCGTACGTTCCGGGAGCGCCGTGATCTGCCGACGGCCGTCGAGCGGGAGTGTGCGGCGACGCGCGACGACGCGCTGTGCTTCCGCCAGCGCGCCCGCCCGACCGGGGACCGGGAGTGGGAACTGACCGTCGAGCACGCCCCGCATCCCGACGCGGACGCGCTCCTGCTGGACGTGACCTTCGAGGGCGAGGGGTACGACTGCTACGTCGTCGTCGATCCCGCGCTCGGCGGGCACCTCGACCACGACGTCGCCCGGGCCCGCGAGGACGCGCTGCTGGCCCGGTACGACCCGCCGGCCGATCTGGATCCGGCGTTCGCGACGGAGTCGGGGGAGCCCGTCGAGGCGGCGCTGGGCGTCGCGAGCGGCGGCGGGTTCGCCTGGACGACGGCGGACGTCCGGGGCGGCGACGTCGAGAGTGCTCTCCGGGAGGACGGCGCGACAGACCGTCGGCGGACTGAGGCGCGGGGCGACGTCGTCCTCGCGGGTCGGCTGGCGAGCGGCGACGCGACGCTGGCGCTCGGGTTCGACGACGACGGGGACGAGGAGGCGGCGCTACTGACCGCCGAAGATGCGCTGGCGGACCCGTTCGAGGACGTCCGGTCGGGCTACGTCGAGTCGTGGCAGTCGTACCTGGACGGGATCGCGGTGCCCGACAGCGTCGACGACGATCCGGACCTGCTGGCCCAGTACCGGACCGCGGCGATGGTGCTGAAGGCCGCCGACTCCAAGCGGTACCCCGGCGCGGGCGTCGCCAGTCCGTCCGTCCCGTGGGGCGACGCCGTCGACGCCACCGAGCCGAGCGACTACGGCTACAACTTCGTCTGGTCGCGTGACCTCTACCAGACCTTCACGGCGTTCGAGGCCGCCGGGGACGCCGAGAGCGCCGTCGACGCGACGGAGTACCTCTTCGAGTACCAGCAGCGCGAGGACGGCTTCGTCCCGCAGAACACCTACCTCGACGGCCGCACCCGCTGGGGCGGCGAGCAACTGGACGAGATCGCCTTCCCGCTAGTGATGGCCCACCAGCTCGCGGCCCGCCACGGGTACGACCTCGCGGCGGCCGGCTACGACTACGCGGACGTCAGGCGGTCGGCCGACTACGTGGCGGCGAACGGACCCCGGACCGAGCAGGAGCGCTGGGAGGAGGAAGGCGGCTACTCCCCGTCGACGACGGCCGCGGAGGTCGCGGGGCTGGTCTGTGCCGCCCACCTGGCCGCCGACGCGGGCGAGGACGCCGACGCCGTCGCCTACCTCGGGCTGGCCGACCACTGGGTCCGGCGGCTCGTCGACTGGCACGCCACAGAGACGGGGACGGAGCGGCACAGGAACACCCCGTACTTCGTCCGGATCAGCGACGACGGCGACCCGGACGCCGGGGCGCTGCGCACCCACAACAACGGCGGCGGCACCCTCGACGAGCGCAACGTCCTCGACGGCGGCTTCCTCGAGCTCGTCCGGCTGGGAATCCTGCCGGCCGACCACGAGGTGGTCCGCAACACCGTCGCCGAGTACGACGCCGACATCATGGTCGAGACGCCCCACGGCCCGGCGTGGTACCGCTACACCGGCGACGGCTACGGCGAGAAGCGGACCCAGTCCGGCGCCCCCTGGCAGCCCGACATGACCGGCGAGGGCCGCCTCTGGCCGTTCTTCACCGGCGAGCGCGGCGAGTACGAGCTCCGGCTGGACGACCCCGACTTCGACCCCGAGCGCCTGCTGGAGACGCTCGCCGGGTTCGCCAACGCCGGCCGGATGCTGCCCGAGCAGGTGTGGGACCGGCCCGGCGAGAACGACTTCGGCTGGACGTTCGGCGAGGGGACCTCCAGTGCGACGCCGCTGTCGTGGACGAACGCCCAGTTTGTCCGCCTCGCGTGGAGCCTCGACGCCGGCGAGCCCGTCGAGACGCCGGCCGTCGTCGCGGACCGCTACGGCGAGTCCGGTCCAGACGACGGTCCCGACCTCGACGTGACCATCGAGCGCGACGGCGACCGGGCCCGCGTCACCGGTACCACGGCGGGCGACGACCTCGTCGTGAAGACCCGACGGGCGACGGTCCGCCGCGACGGCGGCGACGTCGACGTGTCCGTCCCCGCCGGCGAGGGCGAGCGCGTCGTCGTGGTGGCGGCGAGCGGCGCCCTCCCTGACGTCGCGACGAGCGTCGCGTCCGACGCCGACTGGTGA